The Sphingobacteriales bacterium nucleotide sequence TTCATGCTCTCGCCACCAAAATACAACAGCAGCATGGTTGTTCTCAGAAAGTTGTATGCCCTTTTTGCTTTCATAATTTGTATAAAATACAAAACCTTTATCTGTGATTTCTTTTAAAAGTACTGTTCTTACTGATGGCATGCCATTTTTTCCTACAGTAGCTATTTGCATTCCATTTGGTTCAAAAAGTTTATCAGTTAATGCTTGATTGAGCCAAGTTTGAAATTGATTGAATGGATTGCTATCACAATCATTTATGTCTAGTGTTCCAAGTTTATAGTTTTCCCTTAAATTACTAAGATTTCTGTTTGGCATGGTGTTTTATTTTTTGTAATCTAATTAATCATTGTTACAATGATTAATTAGAATGTTATCCTTCGTCATAATTTATTACAACATCATCTGATGTTGGATGTGATTGGCATGTAAGTACAAATCCTTCATCTATTTCTTCTTGTGTTAGTGGTTCATCATCATCCATAATGACTGTGCCTTGTACTAATAGTGCTTTGCAGCTGCAACATGCTGCTACTCTACATGCATGTGGTGGATCTAGATTTGCATCTATTGCAGCATCTAGTATTGTTTGGTCGTCATGTACTGTGATGGTGTGATTCTTTCCGTCTAAGATAATTTTTACATTTTTTGCCATGTGCTATAAATTACTACTGCAATATACTATTTGTTTGTTATTTGAAGAAAATTTGCAGTATTATTTATCTGATGTTAAAATCTTTGATAGGATATTGTTTTGCTGGCATATCCGCCCCAAATTCCCATTCCACCTACAATA carries:
- a CDS encoding 2Fe-2S iron-sulfur cluster binding domain-containing protein yields the protein MAKNVKIILDGKNHTITVHDDQTILDAAIDANLDPPHACRVAACCSCKALLVQGTVIMDDDEPLTQEEIDEGFVLTCQSHPTSDDVVINYDEG